TATCTTTCATAGAATTATAAAGAACATCTAAACTAAATTCCTCATTTAAATGGCCTCCCTTAATTATAACATAAGGGATGTTATATTTTTCTGAAATAATTTTAGATGCTTTTTTCGCGTCATTTATCGTATTAATCTTCATTTCTGAGAAATAAGACGCCTCTACTGCATTAGGTGTTAAAACCGAAGTTATAGGTAATATTATCCTTTTATAATCATCAACATCTTTAATTAGTTGTGTTCCATCTTTAGCAAATAAAACTGGATCAGTGACGATTATTTTTCCATCCAAGTATTTCTTTACTATTTCATATTGATCCTTATTATAAATCATACCTATTTTCACGTTATTAATATTAAAATCTTCTAGGATTACTTTCATTTGTTTTTCGAAGAATTCCTTGTTTACAACAAGTATATCTTTCACTCCAGTAGTATTTTGTGCTGTAATTGCTGTAATGACCAAAGTTCCATGAACCCCTAACATTTCATAAACTTTTATATCAGTTTCTGCTCCAGCTCCGTTTCCTGTATCAATTCCAGCTATACTAAGAGCTGTTGGTTTTCTCATTTTTTCTCACCCTTGTATTACCTGCTACAACCCAAAATTCTCCGTCATCTCTTATTTCTAATTTCCATATGCCAGTAGTGTTTTTGACCAATTCTAGGGTTTCCTCAACGGCATGTATTGCATCTTTTCTCCCTTTTCCAAGTGCCATAATGAGTAGAACGTTCTCTCCAGGTTTCATGTTGTCAATTACATGAAGAATCTTTAGATCAATTAGATCACTATATTTTTTCTTCATTTCTTCAATTATTTCGTTAAATCTTCTTCTTGTATACTCTTCGTAAGCTTCATACCTTAATTCGTAAACTTTATGCCCCTCTACAATACCTTTTACAAATCCTAAATATACTACTAGTGAACCTGCCTCAGGCGGAGCTTTTTCTCTGAACTTACGTATTTCTTCTAACAGATCGAATCTTTTTGATAGATAAAGTTCTCCTCCAGAAGGTGGGGGTAAAAATGCGATCTCATCACCTTCATGAATTTCCGAAATTCCGTTCTTACCATTAACTAATATAGTAACTTTTATACTCCCTAGCCCATTTTTAACTACTTTAAGAAATTCACTTCCATAAATAGAAGACAATTGATTAAGTAAACAATCTATGGTTTTACAATTAGTTTCTATTTCTTCAAAGTTTTTATTTGTAAAGTCTTGCAAGAAAGAGAAATATCTAATCTTTATTTTCATCTTTCTCTCCCTTTATTTAACAACAAAAATATAGTATGGATAAAGAGTTATTAAATTTCTTATTAAGTGGGGAACAACAAAAAAACTTTAAAGAAAAAGATGATAGAATGTTTGAAATATTGAATAAACTAAATGAAATTGATAGTAAATTACAATTACTACTTAAGTCAAAACCAAATAAAACATTATGTGAGCAAATATTAGAGAAGACTTATATTATAGTCTCTCACAAAGATGTGGATCCAAAGCTTAATCCTTCCTTGTTTATATTAGATTTAGACGGAGATAAGGCGTTAGTAACGTTTAAAGATACAATAGAGCTTCTTCAAATATATTTTAAGACGTATAAGGAAGAAGTAGAAATGAAATTACCAAGAAGACTAATGCCTTTATTTTCATTCTTGAAAAAGAATGGACTTATTTATTTAGATCATGAAGATAAGACATATAAGTTTATTTAAGAATAAATTATCTCCTTGAAGATTCTCTCAATCAACTTTGTAGTTATAGCTCTTTTAGCTATTTCAATTAAAGCTTTTATCATTTCTTCGCTATTGACTATATCCTTAGCTGTATACTCAAGCTTACTTGAGTTCAATATTCTTGTTTTTAACTCAGTAATGGTAGAAGTATAGTCTTGCCCTCTTAAATAATCTGCTATTAGTGATGTTTTAGATTCTAACATGCTCGGATCATTCACTACGCTATTTAGATATTTAACTATATCATTTTTCCTTTCATTATTAGAAATTTTTTGTTCAAATATATTTTTGAATTTATTTCCAACAATAGGATAAGATATTAAGACAAAATATTCTTTTCCACCTAAATTCCATAATCCAACTTTCTCAGCTATGTCATCAGCAGAAGAAAGAAGTGCCTCTGTAATTGACTCTGAAGCTAAATTAAGTAATAAATTATCTAGATCTTTTGATCCTTCTATTACTCCTGCTGTCTGTATTCCAGTATAAAACATAGAATAAACTGAAATGCTTCCAAATTTCCACGTAGAAAATGGACATATAGTTATTACATCTTTCTTTTTGTATGGCATTGGTGCTCCTTTATATGTTGTAAAATTTAATCCTGCACATTCATCATCATCTCCTCTTATCCCAAGTTTCTTCGCCCAACAACCTGCATGAACCTTTCCCTTTATGTCACCTTTAACTACCTCATATGCTAATATTCCTTTATCCCCAGAAAGATTATTGTAAACATAAAGAGCTTCTGGACATAAGAAGTATATTCCTTGAGCCCCTTTATTTTTCTTTAATTCAAAAATTTTACTTACTTTTTCTCTAGCTGCTTGAATATTTCCTCCTATAAAGTCATCAAATCCACAACAATCATTAATTATTTCAACTCTAGGAGAGAATTCAACAGGTAGGGAGTTCCCTTTATTTAAAAGATATGTTAGAAAGCCCCTAACTCCGTTTATATCATATTTTGAAGCACATCCTATAAAAAGCAAATAAAGAGGTTTATTTCTATAAGTATCCTGAAGTTTCTTTGCTAAGTTTGTTACATCTGCAGGTAAGGGTTGCAGATCAATTTTTATTCTTTCAGGAGACAGTGTGTTTATTCCTTCTGTGTTTAATTTGCTTATAGGAATATTTATTGGACAGACTTCTTCATCTTTTACACAACCGAAACAAGTCTCAAATTCTTTTTCTTCAAAGACAAGTCTTCCAATTTTACCTACGGGGCTATAAATTGGATTTTTAGTAAACTCATAAGCCTTACATGCATTTAAGCATAATCCACAATTTATACATTTTAAAGCTTCAGCATACAAACTAATAATGTTCTTATATTCTTTAGGAGATTTAACCTTTTTCTTCGCTTTATCGAGTATTTCCAAATGTAATTTATCATATTCTGAAAGGGAAGGAAAAGGGATAACATCTCTGTTCTTTTTAAGAAAAGAAGCTAAATTATCTATATCTTCAAATCTAATTCTTCCAAGAGTTATATAATACCTTTCTGGTGAATTATAATTTACTATATACCCTATAATTTTCTCGAATACTTTTAATTGTTCTAATTTAGAATAAGAGGCTACAGTAGTTCTTAGCATTACTGGGATATAATCCCTTTTAAAACTCTGAACCACAATTTTGTTAATATCGTTGATAAGTGAATAAGTGTCTATACTATTTCCAGAAATTCCTTCTAATTTGGCGTAACTAGGAGGAAGATAATATCTTTCTTTACCATCAATTATGAAGGCACTCCAAGCAAATTTACTCTCTTTTTCACTCTCAACTACTTCAGAATAATTTGCAGTCATCACTTTAGCTATATTATCATTAAGTGTATGAACTTCTTTTTTACCCTTTACGAAACCAAACTTATAACTACCAAACCCAGAACCATTTGTAGCAATAAAACCACCAACACTTCCTTGCAAATATATAGGGAAAAGGACAGGAACCCTAGAATATTTCTTAAGTTCAGTTATAAGTTCTTCAAATGTAATACCTGGTGCTACTTTAAATATAGAATAGACAGAAGAAGAATTATTTTCTTCTTCAATTATATTTCCAGAAGGTAATTTAGTAGGAGAAGGGATTAATTTGGGATTAGAGTACTTGATTATTTCTCCATTCATAGAAGTAAGTCTCCCAACAATAATTTCTTTTTCTTCTTTTATGAAGTATTTTTCTAGGTCTTTTATCTCAATTGTACTCAAAGCCCTGCTAAAAATAGATGCGTCAGTAAGTCTCATCCATCTAAATTAAAAATATAAAGTAATAAATGTTTTCCTTACTATGTGACAGATATTGAAATTATAGTTCCGATAAATATTTCTGGAATTTGGTATCCTATTTATGATTATGATATACGAAAGAGAGGATCTATTGGGCTTTCACTAGTTCTAAATCCATCTATATTAGTTATTCCTAGTAAGAAAGAAGAGTCAAAAATTATTTTTAATGGAAATGAAATACACAATTTCCCAAATTTAGAATACTTAAGAAAACTTGGAAAAATTCAATTAAATATAAAATCTGAAATTCCATTAGGTTTTGGCTATGGTATGAGTGGTGCCATAAGTTTAGCATATGCATTAGCATCTCATGAACTATATAACATAAATTTACAAGAAGCCTTAATAACAGCCCATGTAAGCGAGGTATTAAGCAATAATGGGCTAGGGGATGTAATAGCTGAATATTACGGAGGTGGATTAGTATATAGAAAAAAACCTGGAGCTCCAGGGTATGGAGAGGTAGAAAAGATTTCTGTTGATTGGGATGTTATATGTAGTAAACCAATTTCTAAAGAATCAACAGAAATCCTTATAAAAACGAAAAATGAAAACGCTTTGCGTTATATTAGTGAATTTTTGTCAAATAAAACCTTAAAAAATTTCTTCTTTCTTTCTAGAAAATTTACTGAAGAACTAGGTTTTTATTCCCCCTATCCTAACTCATTCAGAAAGAAAGGCTTAATACTTAGGTTAAAGGAATGTGATGAAGGATGGATAAAACACACACCAGCAATGAATGGAGCATCCGTTCATTAATTCCTGAAAATCATCCTAGAAGACAATCGTTAATAATAAGAGAAAAAATTGTTGATGCATTATTAGATGGTTATTTAGCTCCACAAGGTCTTATAGCTCACGGAAGAGGAGAGTGTTTTGATTATTTAATTGGAGAAAAAACACAAGATTTTGCAATAAAAGCTATGAAAGCTGCAATAGCAACTATGTTGTTAGCTAGACATCCAGTAA
The nucleotide sequence above comes from Sulfurisphaera javensis. Encoded proteins:
- a CDS encoding 4Fe-4S dicluster domain-containing protein; translation: MRLTDASIFSRALSTIEIKDLEKYFIKEEKEIIVGRLTSMNGEIIKYSNPKLIPSPTKLPSGNIIEEENNSSSVYSIFKVAPGITFEELITELKKYSRVPVLFPIYLQGSVGGFIATNGSGFGSYKFGFVKGKKEVHTLNDNIAKVMTANYSEVVESEKESKFAWSAFIIDGKERYYLPPSYAKLEGISGNSIDTYSLINDINKIVVQSFKRDYIPVMLRTTVASYSKLEQLKVFEKIIGYIVNYNSPERYYITLGRIRFEDIDNLASFLKKNRDVIPFPSLSEYDKLHLEILDKAKKKVKSPKEYKNIISLYAEALKCINCGLCLNACKAYEFTKNPIYSPVGKIGRLVFEEKEFETCFGCVKDEEVCPINIPISKLNTEGINTLSPERIKIDLQPLPADVTNLAKKLQDTYRNKPLYLLFIGCASKYDINGVRGFLTYLLNKGNSLPVEFSPRVEIINDCCGFDDFIGGNIQAAREKVSKIFELKKNKGAQGIYFLCPEALYVYNNLSGDKGILAYEVVKGDIKGKVHAGCWAKKLGIRGDDDECAGLNFTTYKGAPMPYKKKDVITICPFSTWKFGSISVYSMFYTGIQTAGVIEGSKDLDNLLLNLASESITEALLSSADDIAEKVGLWNLGGKEYFVLISYPIVGNKFKNIFEQKISNNERKNDIVKYLNSVVNDPSMLESKTSLIADYLRGQDYTSTITELKTRILNSSKLEYTAKDIVNSEEMIKALIEIAKRAITTKLIERIFKEIIYS
- a CDS encoding MoaD family protein, which produces MKIKIRYFSFLQDFTNKNFEEIETNCKTIDCLLNQLSSIYGSEFLKVVKNGLGSIKVTILVNGKNGISEIHEGDEIAFLPPPSGGELYLSKRFDLLEEIRKFREKAPPEAGSLVVYLGFVKGIVEGHKVYELRYEAYEEYTRRRFNEIIEEMKKKYSDLIDLKILHVIDNMKPGENVLLIMALGKGRKDAIHAVEETLELVKNTTGIWKLEIRDDGEFWVVAGNTRVRKNEKTNSS
- a CDS encoding GHMP kinase; this translates as MTDIEIIVPINISGIWYPIYDYDIRKRGSIGLSLVLNPSILVIPSKKEESKIIFNGNEIHNFPNLEYLRKLGKIQLNIKSEIPLGFGYGMSGAISLAYALASHELYNINLQEALITAHVSEVLSNNGLGDVIAEYYGGGLVYRKKPGAPGYGEVEKISVDWDVICSKPISKESTEILIKTKNENALRYISEFLSNKTLKNFFFLSRKFTEELGFYSPYPNSFRKKGLILRLKECDEGWIKHTPAMNGASVH